Proteins encoded by one window of Crassostrea angulata isolate pt1a10 chromosome 9, ASM2561291v2, whole genome shotgun sequence:
- the LOC128162968 gene encoding cubilin homolog, whose amino-acid sequence MKEFAYHTHLPSYKEVIIQSPGYPNKNYSRDTTYKWLVTAPYTTEEILIKIKMDIQKLPSTCKDYLQIEEANSLTGNFPVFKQCGMSRIIRTTQGHRLLIKLVSNNDHLTSKGFELKLKVLKVRPTTYNKSLPTTAITSQRISSEASISVPLTTSTVMLSTSFDTHTGIKFI is encoded by the exons ATGAAAGAGTTTGCTTATCACACACATCTCCCATCATATAAAGAAGTCATTATCCAGTCCCCGGGTTACCCGAATAAAAACTACTCTAGAGACACGACATATAAGTGGCTTGTTACTGCACCATACACAACAGAAGAAATTTTGATCAAGATAAAGATGGATATCCAAAAATTGCCTAGTACTTGTAAAGACTATTTGCAG attgaAGAAGCCAATTCTCTCACTGGAAATTTCCcagtttttaaacaatgtgGGATGTCGCGAATTATCAGAACAACGCAAGGACATCGACTTTTAATCAAACTTGTTTCAAATAATGATCATTTGACTTCCAAAGGAttcgaattaaaattgaaag TGCTAAAAGTACGACCAACAACATATAATAAAAGTTTACCAACAACAGCAATAACATCACAAAGGATTTCGTCAGAAGCCTCAATATCGGTACCATTAACAACGTCAACTGTAATGTTATCAACATCATTTGACACTCATACAGGTATAAAGTTTATTTGA
- the LOC128163315 gene encoding uncharacterized protein LOC128163315, translating into MKEFACHTHLPSYKEVIIQSPGYPNKNYFRDTTYKWLVTAPYTTEEILIKIKMDIQKSPGICEDYLQIEEANSLTGNFQVLKQCGISEINRITQGHRLLIKLVSNNDHLTSKGFELKLKVIKIRPTTYKSLPTTAITSQRILSEASISAPLTATSTVMLSTSFDTHTGIKFT; encoded by the exons ATGAAAGAGTTTGCTTGTCACACACATCTCCCATCATATAAAGAAGTCATTATCCAGTCCCCGGGTTACCCGAATAAAAACTACTTTAGAGACACGACATATAAGTGGCTTGTTACTGCACCATACACAACAGAAGAAATTTTGATCAAGATCAAGATGGATATCCAAAAATCTCCTGGTATTTGTGAAGACTATTTGCAG attgaAGAAGCCAATTCTCTCACTGGGAACTTCCAAGTTCTTAAACAATGTGGGATATCAGAAATTAACAGAATAACGCAAGGACATCGACTTTTAATCAAACTTGTTTCAAATAATGATCATTTGACTTCCAAAGGAttcgaattaaaattgaaag TGATAAAAATACGACCAACAACATATAAAAGTTTACCAACAACAGCAATAACATCACAAAGGATTTTGTCAGAAGCCTCAATATCGGCACCATTAACAGCAACGTCAACTGTAATGTTATCAACATCATTTGACACTCACACAGGTATAAAGTTTACTTGA